The sequence GGAACTTCTCAATCTTCACCGTTGATGACTTAGCTAGAGCCCTTCTCACAGCGGTTCCCGGAATAAAGTTTGGAATTGCCATGAACGAGGCGAAGCCACAACTAACAAGATACACCGGGAACGATAAAGAACTCGAAGAATTGGCTGCAAAAAATGCTTTAAAGATTGGAGCAGGCCATGTTTTTGTAATCCTCATGAAAAACGCCTTCCCAATAAACGTACTCAACACCATAAAAAACCACCCGGCAGTGGCCATGATCTACGGTGCGAGTGAAAACCCCATGCAGGTTATAGTGGCCGAAACAGAACTTGGACGCTCTGTTCTCGGAATAGTAGATGGAAAAGCCGCAACTAGAATTGAGACCAACGAACAGAAGAAAGAGAGAAGGGAACTTGTCGAAAAAATTGGCTACACTATAGATTAGCTTTTTAATATTTCACCTCTTTTTTCTTTAGGTGAAAACAATGCGACTAGTGTTTGTAACATCCAATAAGGGAAAAGTCGAAGAGGTTAGAAAATACCTTTCCCCTCTGGGTGTAGAGGTTGTGCAGAAGAGTATAAAATATCCCGAGATACAGGCAAACACTCTAGAAGATGTTGTCGCTTTTGGGGTAGAGTGGTTAAAGGATCACATAACAGAGCCGTTTTTCATAGATGACTCCGGTCTTTTTATTGAGAGTTTGAAGGGATTTCCAGGAGTTTATTCAGCCTACGTTTACAAAACCCTAGGAAATGAAGGAATTCTCAAGCTTATGGAGGGAATTAAAGACAGAAGAGCATACTTCAAAAGCGTGATAGGGTATTACGATGGAGAGCTTCACATATTTACGGGAATTGTGCACGGAAAAATAATCAATGAGAAACGCGGCAGTAAGGGATTTGGATTCGACCCAATATTCATGCCGGAAGGTTATGACAAGACGTTTGCTGAGATGGAAATAGAAGAAAAAAACAAAATCTCCCACAGAGGACTAGCCCTAAAGGAGTTTACACGATGGCTAAAAGAAAATCTTAAAAAGGATTGAATGACAATAAAAACTGACATTTTATTGAAAATTTGACAATTATGGGGGATTTGTATG comes from Thermococcus litoralis DSM 5473 and encodes:
- a CDS encoding adenosine-specific kinase, encoding MVKIEVVEVEKPEGVECIIGQGNFSIFTVDDLARALLTAVPGIKFGIAMNEAKPQLTRYTGNDKELEELAAKNALKIGAGHVFVILMKNAFPINVLNTIKNHPAVAMIYGASENPMQVIVAETELGRSVLGIVDGKAATRIETNEQKKERRELVEKIGYTID
- a CDS encoding XTP/dITP diphosphatase, encoding MRLVFVTSNKGKVEEVRKYLSPLGVEVVQKSIKYPEIQANTLEDVVAFGVEWLKDHITEPFFIDDSGLFIESLKGFPGVYSAYVYKTLGNEGILKLMEGIKDRRAYFKSVIGYYDGELHIFTGIVHGKIINEKRGSKGFGFDPIFMPEGYDKTFAEMEIEEKNKISHRGLALKEFTRWLKENLKKD